CATTGGCACTGGAGGAGGTGCCAACACCACAACTTCACTCCACGCAACTTCAATGGACCGCAGCGATGGCAAGCCGACAAGATGCAGCAACATAATGGAGGTCAGTGGATCTGACGTCATCACCTTTGTTGTCGACAGGACAGCTGAAACTCACAGCGGCAGGGACACCACCCACAGCCTcctgctgacaggaagtgatgtcagagCAGGGGAAATTCAGCCTTTGAACTCAGACTCTCACGTGATAGCACGCAGGGATGCTGTGCCAACTTCTTGCATTGATGTAACAGATAGCAGGAATGCTAATGTGGCTGTGTTAGATACCTCCAAGTCTTCTCTATCAAAAGTGATGTCAGACAAGGAGGGACAGGAGTGTGAGTGGTTACATATAGACCAGACAAATAGAGAAGCAGGCAGTGGCAGATGTGAACAAACTACATTACCCATGATACAGTGTGCTGGACTGGAATCAGCAAGACACAGGTCAGTGCAGGCAGggtcttctctccctcttgaTGACACTCCAGGAACATCATCAAGCAATAACTGTGATGCACCCAGTCTGGTTTTGCTCCATCCTGTGCCCCCCCCGAACCACGGCCACAACAAAACCATCTCTAGCAGGTGCCGCCCAGCTTTGTACCCCGTCATGGCCATGGATCGTCCATACAGCTGCACCAGCTGCACCAAGCGCTTCTTTCTGCAGTCTGACCTGCAGAAGCACATGGCCAGGCACACAAGGGAGAAGCGATACACCTGTCTACTCTGCAGCAAGAGCTTTGTGTGCCAGAGTCAGCTGGACATCCACTGCAACGTGCACACAGGAGAGAGGCCCTTCAGCTGCTCTGTCTGCAACCGACGTTTCTCTCACCCCAGCAACCTCAAGAGGCATGAGAAGATCCAGCACTGAGCACAGACACCAGACCACCAAAAGAGGTCCCCACAAGTGGCCTAGACTCCTCAAAGCTTTTCATCAGAAACAGGagcagattaaaagaaaaatgcaggaATCAAAATCCGGATTTCAAGCAGCACCTCTCTAGTTTAACTGGTCTACTTCATCATCCAAACTGTCACAATTATCATACCTTCGCACAGCTAGGACATCATGGGCCTCATAACCAGCCTGAAAGATGCGTACGCCACTTTTCACACAAATGCTAGGATGCACTTACACACTAACTCTGATGTGTACGAACATTTTGGAGACTGGAATATGATGAAGCAGACATGAGGTGGTTTCGGGCTCTGTTCTTTCTATCgtcctctctcactcactgtattatccacagcagcagcagtgtgtcagtgtaatTTCTTTATCAATGACATCACTGCGGTCTCATGAATTCACTCTTCACCTCACAAACAGTGTCAGAGAgttttgcttcttctttttaaCCCGTTATGTCATGATTCACTGTGTTCATTGGTCAGCAAGATCATTTAATATTCCTTTATGGTTAAATGTGGGCGTGTAGAGGGCAGAATTTGAGGCAAATGCACGTACAATCATTTCCTGGTGGactgtgatttataaagggaAATTGTGTCACAGTCCGACACCATTGATtattaactaaataaatgtggtagtcagtttgtgtgaagcacAACAGAGACACGcagatatacacacacccacacacactcctacagGAGAGAAGTTCTTCTGGCAGATTATTATGTCGCAGAAGAAGTGACGCTCCGTTTATCCAGGAAcgtaaatatgaattcagctggttattataaagatcagttgtacatgtgagtgattagaaaagatcAGAGTAGATTGTTGACTGGTGCTGAGTAATGTGCTGGGGGGATGATCCTTCTAAATAATCGTTCATTAATCGTAATCGGTTACGTAAAAGGTACAATTTTGAAATAATtctgatattgatttgaagtcatataCTCCAGCCCTAGTTCACTTGGacacaaagatgaactgattcgattttggtgcttggaggtcaaaggtcaaggtcacctAGACCTCTCGtgcctgtgaatgtgatatattcgGATTAACTATAGGAATTCACCTTGATTAACAGATTAGATTTCGTTGTGTCACAGTGgcctcaaaaaacatgtttttgaatgtgatatctcaaaaTTATTTGAGGGAACGTTTGATCAGTTGTTACTTGAACTAAAATATTGGTTTTAACATGAAATCGCAAAATTATTTACAGAAAGcaaattctttttaaaaacaatttgaaatataacatttatacagttacctttaaaataaaaccatacaATAATCATCAGCCTTCTGATTTCCTTTGTGTTCACGTAACTCCTGAGGATTATGACTGATTAATGATTGCATTAGTCGCAGCAGGGTAATTCACTGCATCACAGGAAACATAGGCACATTGGGGAATTTTTGTGAACTGGATTAAATTAATACCCTATGGGATAATGAGGGCCCAAAGTCTCCGGCACAGTTCTTTTTGTGGTTGTGGGCctgaaaagtttgggaaccTCTGATGTAGAACTccataaatgattaaaatgagtGGGGGAATCAATGTGCTCTGTGTGGCTCTACAGTCAATGAAGATTTACCCTTTTGAAATGGTAAAGCTCATGTTCAGCTAAGAAGCTGCACCTTCAACTTAGCCCAGTCCACCAATATAAgagatttctttttattgtcccacaatcatgcacacacagcactacatgcaacatggggaaatttgacctctgcatttaacccatccgtgtgaacacagcacaaacttattgtcagtaatggtataGCATCTGTAGGAAGAAGCTCTCGCTTGAACAATTATTTTGAAGTCAGTAGTAGTAGCCATAGATAGTAGCTATAACTGTAGAGATGTTTGCctttactttcatttcatgCCATAGtgcagagatgtcaaactcaaggcctgcaataaaatatcatatgttTATCTTAACTGGCGCGCCGGTGCGCAATGCCCGGCTAGACACACATGGAGCGagcgctcctctccactcacttgccgagtatttgatgatatgaaattattttccagagatcccagtgcctgcccCGTCAACTTCatcttatctctctctccttttccttccgtctttctctctccatctcacacTGGCCAGAGAGCCAGCGGAATGCACAGGCTCCACTGGCCGAGCAGCGGCGCGCAGTGCCCGGCTAGATGAACACGGAACGAGcgcccctcctcacctgccaGTATTTGGTGTCAGTTAATTATGtttccagtgttccagagatcccagtgcctgtgtCCTCCTGTCTGTGCGCCGTCAAGTTCACCCACACGCttctctctgtgatgaagatgaacaaaaacccacacaggagtcgtctcactgatgcacaccttcacttcATCTTGAGGAGCACAGAACCTAACCCCAAACATGaatgaactggcagccaagaaaggatgccaaacatctggctctggcacatgtacataaaagaagaatgtagccgacctaaatctgttttctttttgcactttacttaatatcctgtctatcctgtttaataaatgttgaccctgtttggccctcGACGTAGTCCCACTTTTTCATTgtggccctctctgtgattgagtttgacactGCCTTAGTATCTTGACATTGCGGTATAGgtagaaatataaatgaaatattaacaCCTCTAATGCCAGCAGGGATATTAACACAGTATATCAGATATTTATTTCAATTACAGCAGATTTAAATTATAGATATTTTATAGATATGATCGTTTGTTGCACtgataataaataatcagaGTTCTCTTTAAAATCTAATAAACATGATTTTTTAATATCACACTTGAGAATTCCTCGTTTTCTTTTGCACATATTAACCCGTAGGATCAAAGCTGTGATGATCTCTAAAGACTGACACTATTTGAGTAGCTGGAGCAAACTTGTGGTGTAGTATTGTGCAGTAAACTGTTTTAAAGGCCTAGATAAAGTTTTCCTTTTCGTTTGACTCAGGCATCCTGTCACTCATCGTCTCACACTCATCACATCATTTTAAAGATGTAACTGCatgtttaatcatttaaatgtgtaacAAGAGCTAGTAGAGGGAGGTTTACAAacaaatgtacatatatacacacagtgaAGTTCAAATGTACCCATAAATCATATTTTCAGAGAGTTTAATTGTATGGTTTCATTTCATGAATAGTAGTGGAATAGACAGTGATCAGATTATATcgagcacatacagtatattttacaCATCAACCCAATGACTCCTGTCTGAAGTAATAATTATTGCTGTGTCAGAGCCTTGTGGTTCTTTTTTTCAGCTAAACACCTTCCTCCTTTTTCCAGGGCCAGGGACGTCTGAAAAACACGAGCAGTCCTCAGGAGGAAAAGATGCATGAAGCGCCAGGTAtccttctgtttttcatttcccaTTGTTTTCTCATGTTGGAAACACAACTGACATCATTTGGACCTCTACCAAGCACTATCACCAAGCACTGGCTGCCCAAACAGCAGTGAAGCATTTTCTGTATACAACACATCCATgttttcctcctcagctgctctgTAATGCTTCATTTAAGATTGAAAGTGCATCGGTGCAGTTCAGTGATAGGTTCCCAGGCCATGTTAATGAGGCCAGCACCAGTCGGGGGGGAAAACTGAGGCCATGAGGTTTGAGTCCTGGAGACATACAGGTCTTGGAGAGATATTTTATAGACAAATCCATTGATTGATTTAGAAAATAATGGTAAAACTGGTATTGAAAATAAGTGTCTTTAGTTACTACTCACAGCTGGGCTGTCGACACAGAACACTGGTTATTATGCTTCTGTCAGCTGACGTGTAAAAACCTTATATAATGAAAGGCGCTATATCAAGCcatcatcattaaaaaaaaactatgtttCTCTCATTATGTTTCTTTGCTGTTGGCTCATCAGGTGACAccccagagaaacagagaccttcccaagccctgctggactgGCAGGAGAACAGTGAGACTGAAGATATGCAGCAGCCATCTTGctccaaacacacactacaGAGTGTACCAGTAAACTCCTCGTTCAGTCAAACAAGGACAAATGTTGCCTCTGGCTTCCCAACTGCCCCCAGAATGCCTGAGTGCAACATGGATGGGATGAACCATGAGTCTAAACAGGACATCATTGTGATAAACTCAAACAAATCGTCTTTTGGACGAGGTGGAGGTGACAGAGCTGATGAAGAGACGCCTCTTGGCAATATCAGGTCCCAGAATCAGCCACTGCTGTATATTCAGATTAGTGACTCCCCCAGTGAAGTGATGTATGAAGCAAGTCACATCTCTTCCTTCAACAGTCCCCCTGTTTCAATCGCAACAGTGGACTCCCAGTATCAGCAAACACAATATTCATGGTCTGAAATGGGGCAGATGGACAGTGCCTGCTCCTCCAGTAAGAACCACCTTCACGAGTCTGGTTCAGCTCagacccagcagcagcagcagcactgcctcCCCTATGCATGCACCTACTGCTCACGCCGTTATGGCCACCAATGCCAGCTGCGCATCCATGAGCGTGTCCACACGGGGGAGAAGCCATACCAGTGCACCAAATGTGGGAAAAGCTTCGGCCAGTTCTGCAGCCTCAAGCGCCACCAGATGGTCCACACGGGGGAGAGGCCGTTCCCCTGCCCACATTGTGGGAAGCAGTTTTCGACCTCCACCAATCTGAAGGTCCACCAGAGTGTCCACACTGGGGAGAAAAGGTTCCACTGCTCCAAGTGTGGCAAGAACTTCTCCTTCCTCAGCAACCTGATTAGACACCAGGCTCTGCACTCTGTGAAGTAGAGCCACTTACCAAGTTTATGTTCTTTTAGGGACAAAATAATGTGAACAGCTTACAGTAGGATGCAATCAgaacaaaatcacaaaaaccCAGGGTGGTTTGTCATATTCACATTACTGTCATAGTCACATTGTTGTGTAATGCTCCCATTATAGTGTCATGTTCACATTGTTGTGTAATGTTCCCATTATAGTGTAATGTTCACATTGTTGTGTAATGTTCCCATTATAGTGtcatgttcacattgttttctcACGTGCACAATATTTGACATTATTGTCATGCTACCATTATTTTATCATGTCCACATTGTTCCACACTAATGTAGAATGTGCACACTACTCTATCATGCTCACGTTATCATGTGCTGCTGATAAATGTGAAGATATTTATTCATGGTCTGTTAAACT
This is a stretch of genomic DNA from Paralichthys olivaceus isolate ysfri-2021 chromosome 8, ASM2471397v2, whole genome shotgun sequence. It encodes these proteins:
- the LOC109627508 gene encoding zinc finger protein ZFP2-like isoform X1, whose product is MSAAVDFHSKIASIMEVLANAAVAEICKVVDDGYVVVHLEMSRSQKENEFLRRKIKLLELQIARYRAERVRGAEASINSRFPGVRLLNRQSKDSPAGPSLQGRTRFLNRGKGTQQCVQKSQPINLDQDPDQEVVTTTKTESAELVEEGELLIIKVEGAMEAMGTTNEAPPDSGIGTGGGANTTTSLHATSMDRSDGKPTRCSNIMEGQGRLKNTSSPQEEKMHEAPGDTPEKQRPSQALLDWQENSETEDMQQPSCSKHTLQSVPVNSSFSQTRTNVASGFPTAPRMPECNMDGMNHESKQDIIVINSNKSSFGRGGGDRADEETPLGNIRSQNQPLLYIQISDSPSEVMYEASHISSFNSPPVSIATVDSQYQQTQYSWSEMGQMDSACSSSKNHLHESGSAQTQQQQQHCLPYACTYCSRRYGHQCQLRIHERVHTGEKPYQCTKCGKSFGQFCSLKRHQMVHTGERPFPCPHCGKQFSTSTNLKVHQSVHTGEKRFHCSKCGKNFSFLSNLIRHQALHSVK
- the LOC109627508 gene encoding zinc finger protein 154-like isoform X2, with protein sequence MSAAVDFHSKIASIMEVLANAAVAEICKVVDDGYVVVHLEMSRSQKENEFLRRKIKLLELQIARYRAERVRGAEASINSRFPGVRLLNRQSKDSPAGPSLQGRTRFLNRGKGTQQCVQKSQPINLDQDPDQEVVTTTKTEGQGRLKNTSSPQEEKMHEAPGDTPEKQRPSQALLDWQENSETEDMQQPSCSKHTLQSVPVNSSFSQTRTNVASGFPTAPRMPECNMDGMNHESKQDIIVINSNKSSFGRGGGDRADEETPLGNIRSQNQPLLYIQISDSPSEVMYEASHISSFNSPPVSIATVDSQYQQTQYSWSEMGQMDSACSSSKNHLHESGSAQTQQQQQHCLPYACTYCSRRYGHQCQLRIHERVHTGEKPYQCTKCGKSFGQFCSLKRHQMVHTGERPFPCPHCGKQFSTSTNLKVHQSVHTGEKRFHCSKCGKNFSFLSNLIRHQALHSVK